The Elusimicrobiota bacterium genome window below encodes:
- a CDS encoding recombinase family protein, whose translation MVENNGAVDDKKPVVIAIYARKSNDENLMGEVTSLDAQTGCCRSYIQIQKEKGWVECPEKFEDPNESGKDLKRPSMKRLLRAVEQGRVNGVIVYKIDRLTRNRKDFDFLLELFEKHNVAFVSATESIDTKSPQGRLMVSILMQFAQYSRELDVERSKDFHLARAKKGLWCGGLAPLGYDLKDKLLVVNEEEAQLVRRIFELYIERQSTFRVADEINRRGYRRKVYTTEKGETFGGKPFDPDAIIRILQRKVYIGFVTNDRTGLEFPGQHKPMVDPQVFETAQRLLKSHNVRERAPIEGRNKHGFLFKGLIRCGECDSAMVSFVQPKKEKVYLYYKCIGKVNGLPARCAVGTINARKVEENLIERLAAVGYDRPLLERVVEKVREATRQQVGPLENEKREIHGQLATLEQKVRYLLTLAGGTDGIESAKKELRDIEAAKATLEARLGELDAKIGFQKKAVYDADVIQATLQRFARFIYRLPPEMQARMMRLLFKQVRVYKDRITAELHELPIADLPRFLDLKVAFLPKSLKSRRCFHPRDSNITTLPAEQGTAVIHSPENWRRRRGRNLIGLIRPFVPVPGNTQYIPPLSLAWPYAWGRIADGEKVIAEIGACPSPQI comes from the coding sequence ATGGTCGAAAACAACGGAGCGGTGGACGATAAGAAGCCCGTCGTCATTGCCATATACGCCCGCAAGAGTAATGACGAGAACCTCATGGGGGAGGTTACCTCTCTCGACGCCCAGACCGGGTGCTGCCGCAGCTACATCCAGATCCAGAAAGAGAAGGGCTGGGTGGAGTGCCCGGAGAAGTTCGAGGACCCCAACGAGTCCGGTAAGGACCTCAAGCGGCCATCCATGAAGCGCCTGCTTCGGGCCGTGGAGCAGGGGCGGGTCAACGGGGTCATCGTCTACAAGATTGACCGCCTCACGCGCAACCGGAAGGATTTCGACTTCCTCCTAGAACTGTTCGAGAAGCATAATGTTGCCTTCGTATCGGCCACGGAGTCCATCGACACCAAGAGCCCTCAGGGGAGGCTCATGGTGTCGATACTCATGCAGTTCGCCCAGTACTCCCGCGAGCTTGATGTGGAGCGCTCCAAAGACTTCCACCTGGCCCGCGCCAAGAAGGGCCTGTGGTGCGGCGGCCTGGCACCCTTGGGCTACGACCTCAAGGACAAGCTTCTGGTGGTCAACGAAGAGGAGGCCCAGCTCGTCCGCCGCATATTTGAGCTTTACATCGAGCGGCAGTCCACCTTTCGCGTGGCCGACGAGATCAACCGCAGGGGCTATCGGCGGAAGGTCTACACGACCGAGAAGGGGGAGACCTTCGGGGGCAAACCGTTCGATCCTGACGCCATCATCCGCATCCTGCAGCGAAAGGTCTACATCGGGTTCGTCACGAACGACCGGACAGGTCTGGAGTTCCCTGGCCAGCATAAGCCCATGGTGGACCCGCAGGTATTCGAGACCGCGCAGCGCCTCCTCAAATCACACAACGTGCGGGAGCGCGCCCCCATCGAGGGTCGCAATAAGCATGGGTTCTTGTTCAAGGGGCTGATCCGGTGCGGCGAATGCGACAGCGCCATGGTGAGTTTCGTCCAGCCCAAAAAGGAGAAGGTCTATCTCTACTACAAGTGCATCGGCAAGGTGAACGGCCTCCCCGCCAGGTGCGCCGTGGGGACGATCAATGCCAGGAAGGTCGAGGAGAATCTGATTGAGAGGCTGGCCGCCGTAGGATACGACCGGCCGCTTCTGGAACGGGTAGTAGAGAAGGTTCGGGAGGCCACGCGCCAACAGGTCGGGCCATTGGAGAACGAAAAGCGGGAGATCCATGGCCAACTCGCGACCCTGGAGCAAAAGGTCCGCTACCTCTTGACCCTGGCGGGAGGGACGGATGGTATCGAGTCGGCCAAGAAGGAGCTACGGGATATCGAGGCGGCGAAGGCTACCCTCGAGGCTCGTTTGGGGGAGCTGGACGCCAAGATTGGCTTCCAGAAGAAGGCCGTCTATGACGCCGACGTAATCCAGGCGACCCTGCAGCGCTTCGCCCGTTTCATTTATCGCCTGCCGCCAGAAATGCAGGCGCGGATGATGCGCCTCTTGTTCAAGCAGGTGCGGGTCTACAAGGACCGGATCACCGCCGAACTGCATGAACTGCCCATCGCGGATTTGCCGAGATTCCTCGACTTGAAGGTGGCTTTTTTGCCTAAAAGTTTGAAATCCCGTCGGTGTTTCCACCCACGGGATTCAAACATAACCACTTTGCCCGCTGAGCAGGGAACAGCGGTTATACATTCGCCAGAAAACTGGCGGCGACGGCGAGGGCGAAATCTTATCGGTCTAATTCGTCCTTTTGTTCCGGTGCCAGGAAATACGCAATATATCCCGCCTTTGTCGTTGGCCTGGCCCTACGCGTGGGGCAGAATTGCCGATGGTGAGAAGGTCATCGCGGAGATTGGGGCTTGCCCTTCCCCCCAAATTTGA
- the terL gene encoding phage terminase large subunit, whose product MDLAIGRSEGNSRFAVVTIALDRDGTVFVANAYRDRIPFAEQLKSVKRIHKLHHPRLITVEANGYQSVFIETLRTDPETRLLPLRPVNTQGDKHARLRGLAPLFESGAIRLPRREVGGWVEQLEEELLQFPHAATDDVLDALWIALQGVEAQRTEPRITYMDDFVDTDSDGFPKTTRNCWRCGGPNKLNAVLCAKCGRRLGWDDPA is encoded by the coding sequence GTGGATCTGGCCATAGGGCGCTCCGAGGGGAACTCCCGCTTCGCCGTGGTCACCATCGCCCTGGACCGGGATGGGACGGTGTTCGTGGCCAACGCCTACAGGGACCGGATACCGTTCGCGGAGCAGCTCAAGAGCGTCAAGAGAATCCACAAGCTCCACCACCCGCGGCTCATCACGGTCGAGGCCAACGGTTACCAAAGCGTCTTCATCGAGACCCTGCGCACCGATCCTGAGACGCGCCTTTTGCCTTTGCGCCCTGTCAATACCCAAGGAGACAAACACGCCCGCTTGAGGGGATTGGCCCCCTTGTTCGAGAGCGGGGCTATTCGCCTGCCCAGGCGCGAGGTTGGGGGCTGGGTCGAGCAATTGGAGGAGGAGCTTCTCCAGTTCCCGCACGCGGCCACCGATGACGTGCTGGACGCCCTCTGGATCGCGCTCCAGGGCGTCGAGGCCCAGCGCACGGAGCCCCGCATCACCTACATGGACGATTTCGTGGACACGGACTCCGATGGGTTTCCTAAAACCACGCGCAACTGCTGGCGCTGCGGAGGCCCCAATAAGCTCAACGCCGTCCTCTGTGCCAAGTGCGGCCGGCGGCTGGGATGGGACGATCCGGCATGA
- a CDS encoding transposase, which produces MNEKEKPEQNAEDFVKGVKRRTRKKFTAEEKIRIVLEGMKRDISVAELCRREGIPSAAYYSWTKDFMEGGKAQLQRDARRHADGSAVDQLKKENAVLRELVADKEITIRIFKKSLGGEGT; this is translated from the coding sequence ATGAACGAGAAAGAGAAGCCGGAGCAGAACGCCGAAGACTTCGTTAAGGGCGTCAAACGCCGCACGCGGAAGAAGTTCACCGCCGAAGAGAAGATCCGCATCGTCCTGGAAGGGATGAAGCGGGACATCTCGGTGGCCGAACTGTGTAGGCGCGAAGGGATCCCGTCAGCCGCCTATTACAGTTGGACGAAGGACTTCATGGAAGGCGGCAAGGCCCAGCTACAGAGGGACGCCCGCCGCCATGCCGACGGCAGCGCGGTCGACCAGCTCAAGAAGGAGAACGCCGTTCTGCGCGAGCTGGTGGCCGACAAAGAGATCACCATCCGTATCTTTAAAAAAAGTCTCGGCGGGGAGGGCACTTGA
- a CDS encoding helix-turn-helix domain-containing protein: protein MKLSPPEKAKLVEEISREPDRLKRLRELGIASSTYYGWKRRYAARGPEAFVVRASAPKRVWNRLSVAERELIENEARKHTELSPRLLAVMLTEQHGVAVGETTVYRVLKAKGLVRQRPMDQRPAAKVWKKPTQAVDEIWQLDATNFFIPEFGYYKGIPVLDDHSRKLLACPVKPDESSQSASDAMEMALETAQGEGHVIETRPTLLTVLRFSA from the coding sequence TTGAAGTTGTCCCCGCCCGAGAAGGCAAAGCTGGTCGAGGAGATCTCGCGAGAGCCCGATCGGCTGAAGCGGCTGCGGGAGCTGGGGATTGCATCCTCGACCTACTACGGCTGGAAGCGGCGCTACGCGGCGCGAGGTCCGGAGGCGTTCGTCGTACGGGCCAGCGCGCCCAAACGCGTCTGGAACCGCCTGAGCGTGGCCGAGCGCGAGCTGATCGAGAACGAGGCACGCAAGCACACGGAGCTCAGCCCGCGGCTGCTGGCCGTGATGCTGACGGAGCAGCACGGCGTGGCGGTGGGCGAGACGACGGTCTACCGCGTCCTGAAGGCCAAGGGGCTGGTTCGGCAGAGGCCGATGGACCAGCGGCCGGCGGCGAAGGTGTGGAAGAAGCCGACGCAGGCGGTCGACGAGATCTGGCAGCTGGATGCGACGAACTTCTTCATCCCGGAGTTCGGTTACTACAAGGGCATCCCGGTGCTCGACGACCATTCGCGCAAGCTGCTGGCCTGTCCGGTGAAGCCGGACGAGAGTTCGCAGTCGGCCTCGGACGCTATGGAGATGGCCCTGGAGACGGCGCAGGGCGAGGGCCACGTCATCGAGACGCGGCCGACCCTGCTGACGGTGTTGAGGTTCAGCGCCTAG
- a CDS encoding DDE-type integrase/transposase/recombinase, translating into MKLSPPEKAKLVEEISREPDRLKRLRELGIASSTYYGWKRRYAARGPEAFVVRASAPKRVWNRLSVAERELIENEARKHTELSPRLLAVMLTEQHGVAVGETTVYRVLKAKGLVRQRPMDQRPAAKVWKKPTQAVDEIWQLDATNFFIPEFGYYKGIPVLDDHSRKLLACPVKPDESSQSASDAMEMALETAQGEGHVIETRPTLLTDNGAGFAGEVMSKYLKARGVKHIFGAPYHPQTQGKVERFNRTLKEKVNLWVYGTPEDLQTAIDKMVEVYNETPHEALKNVSPNDVYAGRKDEVLERRAKIRLETLARRYAYNMGRTPEPQRVSSGEYSRNR; encoded by the coding sequence TTGAAGTTGTCCCCGCCCGAGAAGGCAAAGCTGGTCGAGGAGATCTCGCGAGAGCCCGATCGGCTGAAGCGGCTGCGGGAGCTGGGGATTGCATCCTCGACCTACTACGGCTGGAAGCGGCGCTACGCGGCGCGAGGTCCGGAGGCGTTCGTCGTACGGGCCAGCGCGCCCAAACGCGTCTGGAACCGCCTGAGCGTGGCCGAGCGCGAGCTGATCGAGAACGAGGCACGCAAGCACACGGAGCTCAGCCCGCGGCTGCTGGCCGTGATGCTGACGGAGCAGCACGGCGTGGCGGTGGGCGAGACGACGGTCTACCGCGTCCTGAAGGCCAAGGGGCTGGTTCGGCAGAGGCCGATGGACCAGCGGCCGGCGGCGAAGGTGTGGAAGAAGCCGACGCAGGCGGTCGACGAGATCTGGCAGCTGGATGCGACGAACTTCTTCATCCCGGAGTTCGGTTACTACAAGGGCATCCCGGTGCTCGACGACCATTCGCGCAAGCTGCTGGCCTGTCCGGTGAAGCCGGACGAGAGTTCGCAGTCGGCCTCGGACGCTATGGAGATGGCCCTGGAGACGGCGCAGGGCGAGGGCCACGTCATCGAGACGCGGCCGACCCTGCTGACGGACAATGGAGCGGGGTTCGCAGGCGAGGTGATGAGCAAGTACCTGAAAGCTCGAGGCGTGAAGCACATCTTCGGAGCGCCTTATCACCCGCAGACGCAGGGCAAGGTGGAGCGGTTCAACCGGACGCTCAAGGAGAAGGTCAACCTGTGGGTTTACGGGACGCCCGAGGATCTGCAGACGGCCATCGACAAGATGGTCGAGGTCTACAACGAGACGCCGCACGAAGCGTTGAAGAACGTGAGCCCGAACGACGTCTACGCGGGCAGGAAGGACGAGGTGCTGGAGCGGCGGGCCAAAATCAGGCTAGAGACGCTGGCCCGGCGTTATGCGTACAATATGGGACGGACGCCCGAACCGCAAAGAGTTTCAAGTGGTGAATATTCCCGAAATCGCTGA